The Alkalibacter saccharofermentans DSM 14828 genome includes a window with the following:
- the prmA gene encoding 50S ribosomal protein L11 methyltransferase: MKWIEVQIKTTPEAEEAVSNIFYEEGAEGVVIESPNDMLIMKNNNPLNWDYYDEALLAMDPLSSIIKGYLSETANHSEKINDILMRIKTLPSCGLDPGSCELTITEVNQEDWSNSWKKYYKPVKVGNKFVIKPTWESYYKEDGDLVIEIDPGMAFGSGLHETTQLCIGNLEQYVKSGDVLIDIGCGSGILALAAGKLKCKKVIAVDLDSMAVKVARENVEKNHLENLIEVREGDLMDVIHEQADVIVANILAEVIINLATQIKPYLKVGGLFISSGIILDKLDEVVDNVTAEGFEIVEVEQLNDWASVVARKKMV, translated from the coding sequence ATGAAATGGATCGAAGTCCAGATTAAAACAACACCCGAAGCGGAGGAAGCCGTTTCTAATATTTTTTATGAAGAAGGCGCTGAGGGAGTGGTAATAGAATCGCCGAATGACATGTTGATAATGAAAAACAACAATCCTCTAAATTGGGATTACTATGACGAAGCTCTGCTTGCGATGGACCCTCTGTCCAGCATAATCAAGGGATATTTAAGTGAGACCGCCAACCATTCGGAAAAAATCAACGACATACTGATGAGGATCAAGACCCTGCCGTCTTGTGGACTGGATCCAGGCAGCTGCGAGCTGACGATAACGGAAGTCAATCAGGAGGATTGGTCAAATTCTTGGAAAAAATACTACAAGCCCGTTAAGGTAGGCAACAAGTTTGTGATCAAGCCTACCTGGGAGAGCTATTATAAGGAAGATGGAGATTTAGTGATTGAAATCGACCCGGGAATGGCATTTGGTTCCGGGCTGCATGAAACAACACAATTGTGCATTGGGAACTTGGAGCAATATGTAAAAAGCGGCGACGTTTTGATAGACATCGGTTGTGGTTCCGGGATACTGGCTTTAGCTGCAGGAAAACTAAAGTGCAAGAAAGTCATTGCAGTTGATTTGGATTCCATGGCAGTAAAAGTCGCCAGGGAGAACGTAGAGAAAAATCATCTGGAAAACTTGATTGAAGTCAGAGAAGGGGATTTAATGGATGTCATCCATGAACAGGCTGACGTAATCGTGGCAAATATCCTAGCTGAAGTGATAATAAATCTTGCTACCCAGATTAAGCCCTATCTTAAAGTAGGCGGACTTTTCATATCTTCAGGCATAATATTGGATAAGCTTGACGAGGTGGTGGACAACGTTACGGCTGAAGGATTTGAAATCGTAGAAGTAGAACAGCTAAACGACTGGGCATCGGTGGTAGCCAGAAAGAAGATGGTGTAA
- the mtaB gene encoding tRNA (N(6)-L-threonylcarbamoyladenosine(37)-C(2))-methylthiotransferase MtaB — translation MKTAAIHTLGCKVNTYDSEAIMELLEKEDYKIVDFKDKADVYVINTCTVTNLGDRKSRQMIRKAKRNNPDSFIVVCGCYAQTASEQLEVMPEVDLIIGNDDRNKIIEYIESAKEKGQKINAVKNIMALKEYEELKIDEISGRERGFIKIQEGCDQFCAYCIIPYARGPVRSRKPENIIDEAKRMVSKGNKELVLTGINISKYGKDLEKTSLLELLTQLNSISGLKRMRISSLEPNLLTKEFVEATSKLEKICPHFHISMQSGAAKTLKDMKRKYTKEDFFDVVNSIRKYFPDASITTDVMVGFPGETEEDFQETVEYVKKVAFSALHVFKYSKREGTPAAKYENQIPERIKEERSRILIKAGEEMKTHYERSFIGSTMSVLFEQEADESASYQGHTNNYLTVKVKSDFDLKSKILDVKITGAQNGFLTGELANI, via the coding sequence ATGAAAACAGCCGCTATTCATACTTTGGGATGCAAAGTCAATACTTATGATAGCGAAGCAATTATGGAATTGCTTGAGAAAGAGGACTACAAAATAGTCGATTTTAAGGACAAGGCCGATGTTTATGTAATCAACACATGCACGGTGACCAACCTAGGAGACAGAAAATCGAGGCAGATGATAAGAAAGGCAAAGAGAAATAACCCGGATTCTTTCATAGTCGTATGCGGATGTTATGCGCAGACTGCATCTGAACAGCTCGAGGTGATGCCTGAGGTGGACCTTATAATAGGAAATGACGATAGAAACAAGATTATTGAGTACATAGAAAGCGCCAAAGAAAAAGGACAGAAAATAAACGCTGTAAAGAATATCATGGCACTTAAGGAATACGAAGAGTTGAAAATAGATGAAATTTCCGGAAGAGAAAGAGGTTTTATTAAGATACAGGAAGGATGTGACCAGTTTTGTGCATATTGCATCATCCCTTATGCCAGAGGGCCTGTTAGAAGTCGCAAGCCGGAAAATATTATAGATGAAGCGAAGAGGATGGTGTCAAAGGGGAATAAGGAGCTTGTGTTGACGGGGATCAATATTTCTAAATACGGGAAAGACCTTGAGAAAACAAGTCTCTTGGAGCTGTTGACACAATTAAACTCCATAAGCGGATTAAAGAGGATGAGGATAAGTTCCCTGGAACCAAATCTCTTGACAAAAGAATTTGTAGAGGCGACTTCAAAGCTTGAAAAAATATGTCCACACTTTCATATCTCAATGCAAAGTGGAGCAGCTAAAACCTTGAAAGACATGAAACGCAAATACACAAAAGAGGATTTTTTCGATGTGGTAAACAGCATCAGGAAATATTTCCCCGATGCATCCATAACAACAGACGTCATGGTAGGCTTTCCTGGTGAGACTGAAGAAGATTTTCAAGAAACGGTTGAATACGTCAAGAAAGTGGCTTTTTCAGCCCTTCATGTATTCAAGTATTCAAAACGTGAAGGCACTCCTGCTGCAAAGTATGAGAACCAGATTCCTGAAAGAATCAAAGAAGAACGAAGCAGGATATTGATCAAAGCCGGCGAAGAGATGAAAACCCATTACGAAAGGAGCTTCATAGGGAGTACGATGAGTGTTTTGTTCGAGCAAGAAGCCGACGAGTCGGCTTCTTACCAAGGACATACAAACAATTACCTTACAGTCAAGGTAAAATCAGACTTCGATTTGAAATCCAAGATTTTAGACGTTAAAATAACAGGAGCACAAAATGGTTTCTTGACTGGAGAGTTGGCAAATATTTAA
- a CDS encoding 16S rRNA (uracil(1498)-N(3))-methyltransferase: MHRFFMEISPETVSGDLIEIDGEDHQHISKSLRMKPGEGLVLCSGDETEYVCDIYEISKKHTVARVEKIQKNQSEMQIKTILYQGVPKGQKMETVIQKCVELGVDQIVPVITRRTVVKPADLDKKTARWNKISQEAAKQSGRGKIPLITEPVELKGIEELLKKNALNIVAYENETIGIKEIFSRFSHPERIGIVIGPEGGFDNCEIKMLESLGVIAVSLGKRILRTETAGMALLSMIVYQYEL, translated from the coding sequence GTGCATAGATTTTTTATGGAGATTTCTCCCGAGACTGTTTCAGGAGACTTGATTGAAATAGATGGTGAAGACCACCAGCATATTTCAAAATCTCTCAGAATGAAACCGGGTGAGGGCCTGGTTCTTTGCTCAGGTGATGAAACAGAGTATGTGTGCGATATATATGAGATATCAAAAAAGCATACCGTTGCAAGAGTTGAGAAAATACAAAAAAATCAAAGCGAGATGCAGATAAAGACGATTCTTTATCAAGGGGTTCCAAAGGGGCAGAAGATGGAAACCGTGATCCAAAAGTGCGTTGAGCTTGGGGTGGATCAGATAGTTCCGGTTATAACCAGGCGCACTGTGGTCAAACCGGCGGATTTAGATAAGAAAACAGCGAGATGGAACAAGATTTCCCAGGAGGCTGCAAAGCAATCCGGAAGGGGAAAAATACCGTTAATAACTGAACCGGTGGAACTAAAAGGCATTGAGGAGCTTTTGAAGAAGAATGCTTTAAATATAGTCGCCTATGAAAATGAAACAATCGGTATTAAAGAGATATTTTCAAGGTTTAGCCATCCGGAGAGGATAGGGATAGTGATAGGGCCGGAAGGCGGGTTTGACAACTGTGAGATAAAAATGCTTGAAAGCCTGGGAGTGATTGCGGTAAGCCTGGGAAAAAGAATACTGAGAACTGAAACGGCAGGCATGGCTTTGCTTTCTATGATCGTATATCAGTATGAGCTGTAA